In Streptomyces nojiriensis, one genomic interval encodes:
- a CDS encoding S8 family peptidase, which translates to MRQLAALTAAALLALTPVAAGAASADTPEPTPAPLLTSADAIPGSYIVTLDKKVAPAAFAKRLGLAAKFTYTKTINGFAASLTAEQLKSVRGAVGVTSVTEDATVTAPPTPAKGVRTKSPSNSWGLDRIDQRFLPLDNDFSANRSGEGVTAYIVDSGIDFRHPDFGGRARPGFDAIGDGRNGGDCNGHGTHVAGTVGGTTFGVARKVSLVSVRVLGCDNRGSWSGIIAGFDWVANNIRQPAVLNASLGGGRLEAVNNAVTAVSDRGVLPVIAAGNDNIDACRVSPASAARVVTVGATNRFDEETDFSNWGTCLDLYAPGKDIISARLGGGSVALDGTSMAAPHVTGVAALYKSEHPNALPAEVSDFLDEVSTKDIVQNLSDDSPNKLLFTDGL; encoded by the coding sequence ATGCGTCAGCTCGCAGCCCTGACCGCCGCCGCCCTTCTCGCACTGACCCCCGTCGCGGCCGGCGCGGCTTCCGCCGACACCCCGGAGCCGACCCCGGCGCCGCTCCTCACGTCTGCGGACGCCATCCCGGGCAGCTACATCGTCACCCTCGACAAGAAGGTCGCCCCGGCGGCGTTCGCGAAGCGACTGGGCCTGGCGGCGAAGTTCACCTACACCAAGACGATCAACGGCTTCGCGGCGTCCCTCACGGCGGAGCAGCTGAAGTCCGTGCGTGGGGCGGTCGGTGTGACGTCCGTGACGGAGGACGCGACGGTGACCGCGCCGCCGACCCCCGCGAAGGGGGTCAGGACCAAGTCGCCGTCCAACTCCTGGGGCCTGGACCGCATCGACCAGCGGTTCCTGCCGCTGGACAACGACTTCAGCGCCAACCGCAGCGGCGAGGGCGTGACGGCGTACATCGTCGACAGCGGCATCGACTTCCGGCACCCCGACTTCGGCGGCCGTGCGCGGCCGGGCTTCGACGCGATCGGGGACGGCCGCAACGGCGGGGACTGCAACGGCCACGGCACGCACGTCGCGGGCACGGTCGGCGGGACGACCTTCGGCGTGGCGCGCAAGGTGAGCCTGGTCAGCGTCCGGGTCCTCGGCTGTGACAACCGCGGCTCCTGGTCGGGCATCATCGCGGGCTTCGACTGGGTGGCCAACAACATCCGGCAGCCGGCCGTCCTGAACGCCTCGCTGGGCGGCGGCCGGCTCGAAGCGGTCAACAACGCCGTGACCGCCGTGTCCGACCGGGGCGTCCTGCCGGTCATCGCGGCGGGCAACGACAACATCGACGCCTGCCGGGTCTCGCCCGCGTCCGCCGCACGCGTGGTGACGGTCGGCGCGACGAACCGCTTCGACGAGGAGACCGACTTCTCGAACTGGGGCACCTGCCTGGACCTCTACGCCCCCGGCAAGGACATCATCTCGGCGCGTCTGGGCGGCGGCAGCGTGGCCCTGGACGGTACGTCCATGGCCGCGCCGCACGTCACCGGTGTGGCCGCGCTCTACAAGTCGGAGCACCCGAACGCGCTGCCGGCGGAGGTGTCGGACTTCCTGGACGAGGTGTCCACGAAGGACATCGTCCAGAACCTCAGCGACGACAGCCCGAACAAGCTGCTGTTCACCGACGGTCTCTGA
- a CDS encoding DUF397 domain-containing protein codes for MAIWHKSSYSDGSGGSCVEMATWRKSTHSGGDGGNCLEVADGHPGLVPVRDSKQPEGPHVVFHAQAWARFVGSL; via the coding sequence ATGGCCATCTGGCACAAGTCCAGTTACAGCGACGGTAGTGGAGGCAGCTGTGTGGAGATGGCCACCTGGCGGAAGTCCACTCACAGCGGCGGTGACGGCGGCAACTGCCTGGAAGTGGCCGACGGGCACCCCGGCCTCGTCCCCGTGAGGGACTCCAAGCAGCCCGAAGGCCCGCACGTGGTGTTCCACGCGCAGGCCTGGGCCCGGTTCGTCGGGTCGCTCTGA
- a CDS encoding protease inhibitor I9 family protein, producing MRIRLSRALPVAAAVLAAVAARPVAAATADVPGPVPPAAPTADHATYIVTVRGDADPAEVAERVGATPVHVYRTVLHGFSARLSPDQVEALRAMPDVVTVEEDSGATGFGTAF from the coding sequence ATGCGCATCCGTCTGAGCCGGGCCCTGCCCGTGGCCGCCGCCGTACTGGCCGCCGTCGCCGCCCGGCCCGTCGCCGCGGCCACCGCCGACGTGCCGGGACCCGTACCGCCCGCGGCCCCCACCGCTGACCACGCCACGTACATCGTCACCGTGCGGGGGGACGCCGACCCGGCGGAGGTGGCCGAGCGGGTCGGCGCCACCCCGGTCCACGTCTACCGCACCGTGCTGCACGGCTTCTCCGCCCGGCTGAGCCCCGACCAGGTCGAGGCACTGCGCGCGATGCCGGACGTCGTGACCGTCGAGGAGGACAGCGGAGCCACCGGCTTCGGCACCGCCTTCTGA
- a CDS encoding helix-turn-helix domain-containing protein, whose amino-acid sequence MARKNLDPSSSPRALLGAELRVARERAGMSQAELGERLFVSGTFIGQLEAGTRRMHLEYAKQIDEILGTDGFFARNCVAAAESKYPDHFAEAAEAEARATAIREYAPLTIPGLLQTEAYARAVCRAYQPTAPERVIDELVTNRLDRAALLAEPTTPLLWCVFGEAVLRCEVGGPGVMAEALKHITALIRAHRIIVQVIPFRAGAHAAMGGSLQLLASDDGPTLAYVQGNGTGQLFDDPATVSRHSLTYDLLTASALSPAQSLALIESVVEGYEREAAA is encoded by the coding sequence ATGGCACGAAAGAACCTCGATCCCTCCTCCTCACCCCGCGCCCTCCTGGGCGCGGAGCTGCGCGTAGCGCGCGAACGCGCGGGCATGAGCCAGGCCGAACTCGGCGAACGGCTCTTCGTCAGCGGCACGTTCATCGGCCAGCTCGAAGCCGGCACGCGCCGGATGCACCTCGAATACGCCAAACAGATCGACGAGATCCTCGGCACGGACGGCTTCTTCGCGCGCAACTGCGTGGCAGCGGCCGAGTCGAAGTACCCGGACCACTTCGCGGAGGCGGCCGAAGCCGAGGCTCGGGCGACCGCCATCCGGGAGTACGCACCACTGACCATCCCCGGATTGCTCCAGACGGAGGCGTACGCGCGCGCTGTCTGCCGCGCATACCAGCCGACGGCACCGGAGCGGGTGATCGACGAACTGGTTACGAACCGTCTGGACCGTGCCGCACTGCTCGCCGAGCCAACAACTCCACTGTTGTGGTGCGTGTTCGGCGAGGCCGTGCTGCGGTGCGAGGTGGGAGGTCCAGGGGTGATGGCAGAGGCCTTGAAGCACATCACCGCACTGATCCGAGCACACCGGATCATCGTCCAGGTCATTCCGTTCCGAGCGGGAGCACACGCCGCCATGGGCGGCTCACTTCAGCTGTTGGCATCCGACGATGGTCCGACACTCGCCTACGTTCAAGGCAACGGAACGGGTCAGCTGTTCGACGATCCAGCCACGGTCTCTCGGCACTCCCTGACCTACGATCTCCTCACGGCCAGTGCGCTGTCGCCCGCACAATCCCTGGCCTTGATCGAGTCCGTAGTGGAGGGGTACGAACGTGAAGCAGCAGCCTGA